One window of the Rhipicephalus microplus isolate Deutch F79 chromosome 2, USDA_Rmic, whole genome shotgun sequence genome contains the following:
- the LOC142796341 gene encoding uncharacterized protein LOC142796341 isoform X1: MRSLRNPILLFVQLVAWFGTLPPRANPARANYSSPVLLAAPIWMNTPLRHLPLSDGGILSIVTWSTTLRATAATQEHIKTTEFSCSFSGHGGAATMRSLRNPILLFVQLVAWFGTLPPRANPARANYSSPVLLAAPIWMNTPLRHLPLSDGGILSIVTWSTTLRATAATQEHIKTTEFSCSFSGHGGAATMRSLRNPILLFVQLVAWFGTLPPRANPARANYSSPVLLAAPIWMNTPLRHLPLSDGGILSIVTWSTTLRATAATQEHIKTTEFSCSFSGHGGAATMRSLRNPILLFVQSLQTSTLPSDWKTGKVVPVHKSAI; the protein is encoded by the coding sequence atgcggtcgctcagaaatccgattttgctttttgtgcagttAGTCGCCTGGTTTGGAACATTACCACCGCGTGCGAATCCAGCGCGTGCCAACTACTCTTCACCGGTGTTGCTGGCGGCCCCGATCTGGATGAACACGCCCCTGCGTCATCTGCCACTATCTGACGGTGGCATCCTTTCCATCGTCACCTGGTCCACAACACTGCGGGCGACTGCAGCGACGCAAGAGCATATAAAGACCACGGAATTCTCCtgttccttcagtgggcacggtggagcggcaacgatgcggtcgctcagaaatccgattttgctttttgtgcagttAGTCGCCTGGTTTGGAACATTACCACCACGTGCGAATCCAGCGCGTGCCAACTACTCTTCACCGGTGTTGCTGGCGGCCCCGATCTGGATGAACACGCCCCTGCGTCATCTGCCACTATCTGACGGTGGCATCCTTTCCATCGTCACCTGGTCCACAACACTGCGGGCGACTGCAGCGACGCAAGAGCATATAAAGACCACGGAATTCTCCtgttccttcagtgggcacggtggagcggcaacgatgcggtcgctcagaaatccgattttgctttttgtgcagttAGTCGCCTGGTTTGGAACATTACCACCGCGTGCGAATCCAGCGCGTGCCAACTACTCTTCACCGGTGTTGCTGGCGGCCCCGATCTGGATGAACACGCCCCTGCGTCATCTGCCACTATCTGACGGTGGCATCCTTTCCATCGTCACCTGGTCCACAACACTGCGGGCGACTGCAGCGACGCAAGAGCATATAAAGACCACGGAATTCTCCtgttccttcagtgggcacggtggagcggcaacgatgcggtcgctcagaaatccgattttgctttttgtgcag
- the LOC142796341 gene encoding uncharacterized protein LOC142796341 isoform X2, whose translation MRSLRNPILLFVQLVAWFGTLPPRANPARANYSSPVLLAAPIWMNTPLRHLPLSDGGILSIVTWSTTLRATAATQEHIKTTEFSCSFSGHGGAATMRSLRNPILLFVQLVAWFGTLPPRANPARANYSSPVLLAAPIWMNTPLRHLPLSDGGILSIVTWSTTLRATAATQEHIKTTEFSCSFSGHGGAATMRSLRNPILLFVQLVAWFGTLPPRANPARANYSSPVLLAAPIWMNTPLRHLPLSDGGILSIVTWSTTLRATAATQEHIKTTEFSCSFSGHGGAATMRSLRNPILLFVQPFEGRPVSSTSLHITKDGSSL comes from the coding sequence atgcggtcgctcagaaatccgattttgctttttgtgcagttAGTCGCCTGGTTTGGAACATTACCACCGCGTGCGAATCCAGCGCGTGCCAACTACTCTTCACCGGTGTTGCTGGCGGCCCCGATCTGGATGAACACGCCCCTGCGTCATCTGCCACTATCTGACGGTGGCATCCTTTCCATCGTCACCTGGTCCACAACACTGCGGGCGACTGCAGCGACGCAAGAGCATATAAAGACCACGGAATTCTCCtgttccttcagtgggcacggtggagcggcaacgatgcggtcgctcagaaatccgattttgctttttgtgcagttAGTCGCCTGGTTTGGAACATTACCACCACGTGCGAATCCAGCGCGTGCCAACTACTCTTCACCGGTGTTGCTGGCGGCCCCGATCTGGATGAACACGCCCCTGCGTCATCTGCCACTATCTGACGGTGGCATCCTTTCCATCGTCACCTGGTCCACAACACTGCGGGCGACTGCAGCGACGCAAGAGCATATAAAGACCACGGAATTCTCCtgttccttcagtgggcacggtggagcggcaacgatgcggtcgctcagaaatccgattttgctttttgtgcagttAGTCGCCTGGTTTGGAACATTACCACCGCGTGCGAATCCAGCGCGTGCCAACTACTCTTCACCGGTGTTGCTGGCGGCCCCGATCTGGATGAACACGCCCCTGCGTCATCTGCCACTATCTGACGGTGGCATCCTTTCCATCGTCACCTGGTCCACAACACTGCGGGCGACTGCAGCGACGCAAGAGCATATAAAGACCACGGAATTCTCCtgttccttcagtgggcacggtggagcggcaacgatgcggtcgctcagaaatccgattttgctttttgtgcag